The genome window ttttatatttaataatttatttaacccttttataatattaatattaattttttAACTTTAACTTTTTAtcttaaagtaattaaacttatataaaatgaagtattttattttcttattttcttaatttataagtaaaaccttataattagctttttttaacttatattttattattaaggcttaatcttttttaatacctttttaaattattattaaatagtcTTAAGctgcttattatataagctattataaaaaaccttaataaaaaaatatcTTTAACTTAAATTTAGCTTTTTAAgtaatttctttttttatttattaaatttcCATATCTTAAGATTAAaaaagcctttattaattaacttataataatattatataagtaaaaagatcttataattaaagattattaatttaatataattaattatagtttttttttcttaatttattttaatttctattattatattataaaacttattataattctctttttttataacttatttaattttataagttatattatagccttttattaaataaggcttattaagattaagtatttataggctCTTTTTAATActaggtattataataataatattataatattattcataattataattaaaaaatataataaaaagaagattaaaGCTAgttaaaaagtaaataaggctttttacctaggttatatataattaaatttaagTCATAATTAAAgtagttaattataataatatttacttaataaagctttatctattaaaaggtaataaatacttaaattatattaaactttaaaaatacttaaatatttttttaaggctaacttataaatttaaaatttctttttaaaaaattaaaaagtttttaataaaattaaaagcttttattattaaatttctaatttattttaacttatcTCCTATTTTATAACTCTTTTAgacttttatttatattatacttttttACTTCCTACTCAAAGAGTAGGGCTCCTTTTTAATCGGATCCACGAGTAGCTCCATATCACAACGTGGGGAAAGGTCCAAGCTCCAGCCTCAGGCTAAGGCCCAGGTTCCAGCTCCCATTTTGCGACTCCGCTTCCTAGCTAAAATCTTCTCCTTATCAACATCTCCCCGGACAATTCTCAGTCCAATTTCGGTGACCGAGGCCCGTCCGGCTCAAAAACAGTGAGCCCGCTCCGGGACTAGCTGTATTCAGCTGCGCGCAGGTCGTCATGGCTCTTTCTGCCAATGCAAAAGATGCGCTTAATCTGGATCCGAGCAGCAAGAATGCCTCCCCCAAAAGCAACCCCGGGCGTAACACAACCAAGCAACAAGTAAGACACCGCGCATCTGTCGCCTGTGCGTCATGCCGCGACAGAAGAATTCGATGCGTGGTACCCAAGAATCAGACCGAATGTACCGCTTGTGCAAAGTCAGGCGCAGAGTGCATCATCAAAAATGACGATGAGCGTAGACGGTATGAGCTCATGTGTTTCAGGTCCATCATGAGCCAAGACTAATGAATTTTTCAAGTCCTATATCCAAAGCATACATGTCCTCATTATCAGACAGAATCTCAATGCTTGAGGGCTTGCTTTTGGAAAAGGGTGTGGTACCGCCTCCAGCGACTCATCCTCCCAAAACAAGGCACGATGTGCAAGACACCATAGCCACTACGGCGGGCAATACTGATCCATCTCCGCAATCTGACTCAAAGTCCCCAGGGAGCGAGGACCACTCTCCCCCGGACTATCAGAACGACGATTTCACGGCACGTGAGAGTGAACTTGCGACGACAAATTCGCGTGAAAAACAGCAAGCGTACTCTCATTCGGACGAAGATTCGCCATTTCGCATTCTGGATCCTAAGCAAGAGGATATAATCCATCGACTTCTATCGACCAAAGGCAACCTGTCATTCGACCAAATCTCTGGACGCCTGCGTTTCTTTGGTCCCACAGCCAACAGCCATGTTTATGCTGAATCAACAAGTCTATCATATGCACGTGAACCGCCTGAACAAATCCGAAGAGCAGAGAAGATAATCCAATCGCTGAGCTCGGAGACACACGACTATCTTGTGGATGGATTCTTCCACTACTATAATTCTGTGATTCAAATCATTGATCGAGATGCTTTCGAAGCTGACCGAATGTCAAAGTCTTCAAAGTTTTACTCTCATTTTCTTCACATCACAGTCTTGGCCATGGGGTACCGTGTGGCCGATATGGACAGAGATGATATGCGGAAGATTACACTAAGTCCACGAGAAAGTTCTCTTCATAGAGAGGCCAAGCACATGCTTGACATCGAGCTCGAGCGTCCTGGTGGTATTTCTAGTGTTCAGGCGTTATTGTTGCTTGGAGATCTTGAATGCGGTGTCGGTAGAGATAACACCGGCTGGATGTACTCTGGTGAGTCTTGATCATTATGCATGTTTTTGAAATTTCTTCCAGCTAACCGTGTCTAGGAATGGCAAATCGCCTTGCTTTTGATATTGGCCTCCACTTAGATTGCACCAGCAGCATGTCCGAACAAGACACAAAAATTCGAAATATGGTCATGCAGGCATGTGTGATCTATGACAGATATTGGGGATTGTTTCTGGGTAGGCCATTGGCTATCAAAAGCCAAGACGTTGACCTTTTATCAAACCGATTTTCCCAGCTTGCTTCTTTCGGGCTCGATGCTCCCAAGATGGATTTGACATCTGAAATTTACGAGCAGCTCATTGAGTTGATGGAATTGGCCGGACGAATCGTCGAAATACGTGATCTGAGCAACTCCAGTACAGTGGCGGAACAGACCGGCGCATTTGCGACTAATGAAGCCGAAGAAAACAGATATCTGCAGGTCATTAATCTCGACAGGCAACTTCAAAATTGGTATAGGCGATTGCCCGACCGCATGGCATGGAAGCCGAGCAATGTCAAGACAGCTCCTTACAGTTTCTTCCTATTACATCAACAATATCACGTAACTATGATTTTACTACATCGACCATGGGCCAAATATGGCTCAATTTCGGGCGACAGTTCGAGCACGGGATCGCATCCAAGTCCTGAAAGCGACAGAAAGGCAAATTCAGAAAGCCCCGGGCACCACATCACTGCTGAGGGTTCGTCCATGTCTACCGATGACCGTCAACGCGTGGTCCATGGGAGTCGCACATCGCTGGCCCGCAGTATATGTACTCAGCAAGCGATTCGCGTGGCCCGAATATTCTGGCAGCATCGTCAAAGATTCGACGGACGAAAGATTTTTATTACGGGAATGCAGCATGCTGGTACTGCATCAATAGCGTTGATTGCTGCACTTGCCTACCAGCGCAATGAGCCAAATCGCCAGACATATATCGGCTATCTTGAAATTCTATCTGATGCTGTTGGCGATATGAGCGCTACATATCATCCGGCTAGCAGGATGGATGACTTGCTCAAGGCTGTACTTGATCAGATCCGGAGCAGCATGACTGACGTTTCACGGTCGCGCAGCGGCAGCGCAGGACAGCAGGCCATTAGTATTGGTGCCAGTAGTGCGAGGAGCGGCGTCTCTTATGACGGCAATACATCAGTTCCTGTTGTTCCTGTTAGGCGAGAAGCCGATACTGACTTCAATCAACCTCTTAAGAAAAGGCGCCCTTCTGTTCACCGACAGACCTCAGACTATGCCTCATCGAAACCGTCCTATCTCGGTATAACATCGCAACCGGCACCACCTCTATCTCTGCCGTATGGCCAACAAAGCCAATCACCG of Fusarium oxysporum Fo47 chromosome I, complete sequence contains these proteins:
- a CDS encoding fungal-specific transcription factor domain-containing protein, translating into MALSANAKDALNLDPSSKNASPKSNPGRNTTKQQVRHRASVACASCRDRRIRCVVPKNQTECTACAKSGAECIIKNDDERRRPISKAYMSSLSDRISMLEGLLLEKGVVPPPATHPPKTRHDVQDTIATTAGNTDPSPQSDSKSPGSEDHSPPDYQNDDFTARESELATTNSREKQQAYSHSDEDSPFRILDPKQEDIIHRLLSTKGNLSFDQISGRLRFFGPTANSHVYAESTSLSYAREPPEQIRRAEKIIQSLSSETHDYLVDGFFHYYNSVIQIIDRDAFEADRMSKSSKFYSHFLHITVLAMGYRVADMDRDDMRKITLSPRESSLHREAKHMLDIELERPGGISSVQALLLLGDLECGVGRDNTGWMYSGMANRLAFDIGLHLDCTSSMSEQDTKIRNMVMQACVIYDRYWGLFLGRPLAIKSQDVDLLSNRFSQLASFGLDAPKMDLTSEIYEQLIELMELAGRIVEIRDLSNSSTVAEQTGAFATNEAEENRYLQVINLDRQLQNWYRRLPDRMAWKPSNVKTAPYSFFLLHQQYHVTMILLHRPWAKYGSISGDSSSTGSHPSPESDRKANSESPGHHITAEGSSMSTDDRQRVVHGSRTSLARSICTQQAIRVARIFWQHRQRFDGRKIFITGMQHAGTASIALIAALAYQRNEPNRQTYIGYLEILSDAVGDMSATYHPASRMDDLLKAVLDQIRSSMTDVSRSRSGSAGQQAISIGASSARSGVSYDGNTSVPVVPVRREADTDFNQPLKKRRPSVHRQTSDYASSKPSYLGITSQPAPPLSLPYGQQSQSPLDPTMFPMNLHSQPEQLGLTLVGTNAVNMHHPDLATGHMVGTLNAANLGNPLHDNWGLPNMQPSFPQGQFHGAIDWSAGTAGLSASSVLNQSAAMSTGIMSGIAAFSSAKEPPKFGGSEGGMHESSSSKLPHIGTNWTSTNVGPVGSGRMQEYGPNLGKTTRLNDVNNDEQRNYSLDFFNFG